GTGTACTCTTGTGCCTCGTCTATGACAAGTAAGTCATATCCGGAACCAAGAGCGCCAGAAGACGTCCTGGTGCGAAAGTCGATAACCGCTCCATTTGTCATCTCTATGCGCTCTTTGCCGTATGCCTTATACGAAGATTTTGGCTTGATGCCTATCCCGTCAAGCATAGCCAACAGACGCTCCCACGCGATGTGGGCTGTATCTGTAAGATGCGCTGTGTGTAGGATATGCTCGCCGTTAAACAAGCCCCATAGCTCACGCTGTGTCAGTATCTCGGTCTTGCCGTTTCGTCGTGGAACTGAATAGCCAAACTTTGTGTGTGTCCACAAGTCATCGTCATTAATCGCCATGATGTCGCTGAGTATTAAGGCTTGCCATTCCTGACATGTTTTGCCGCTTAGGCTGTAAAGCTGGACTGCTTCATCACCGTAAGACTTCTCATACGGTAGCATTACTGATTGAGTCGGGATCTGATTCCCAACTCTACTCATTCTGTGTTAATCCTCCTTCTGGCTTGTCTCGTGAATGTATTCTCATATTCACCTCCACCTCCGCTAATTGTGTGATGCTCGATCTGTAACACGTTCTCTGTATTCGGAGCCGTTCCGCTCCGTGATGAAGTCGATAGTGCATCGGCAGTTCTCGTGTCTGCGCCATACGTCGTTCCCCGTCCGTCTGACATCTTTATAGTCATAGGTACCTGCTACGGCTCTACACCATGCACAAGCCCCTGCTTCGGGATGTCTTACGACCTTTGACTGTACTCCGGCATTGCTCAGCACGGTAGCGTTACTCCTAATTGACTCGTCGACCACGTTCTGCGAGAAGTTGACTATCTGGTCGTAGAATGTATTCTCGATGTTCACGAACTCGGGATTGTTCCGGAGCTCCGTGACGATGCCGTACGCTCTGTCGCCGTCAAACATCGGCGGCNNNNNNNNNNNNNNNNNNNNNNNNNNNNNNNNNNNNNNNNNNNNNNNNNNNNNNNNNNNNNNNNNNNNNNNNNNNNNNNNNNNNNNNNNNNNNNNNNNNNCCCGTTAAGCGGCGCATCTTGTCTGCGTCAATATATGGACTGTTCGTCTCCATAGCCTGATTGAGCTTGAGTACGCCGTCACCAATAAGGCTCAACATAGCCGCGTCGGGTTCGAAGACAGGTCTCCACATCACCTTGGTCTTGAAGACTTCCTCTCTCTGGTAGTTAACATTGTCTCTCATACAAGCTCCGATATAGCCTACGTTCTTAAATCCTACGCCAAAGCAACGCTGCGCCTTGGAAGCCATAAGTCTCAAGCCCTCGTGTGAAGCCTTGATAGCCTCTGCGCTTGAAGGATTGCTCGTAACGAATCCCAGATCATCAAGAGTCAATCCAGTCTCGCCTGCGAAAAGCGAAGCGATGGACTTCAACTGTTCTACATGAGGTCCCATTGAGCCAACCTGAAACTGCCCCAGCGACGGCTTGTCGCCATCTTCATCCTTGGTGAAGGTCAGCATAGCGGACATCGTAGCTTTCCAAGTGTCCATCTGCTCTACATCCTGGCTTAAGCCTGTAGCGTATTTCTGTGGGAATGAGTAGAACTCGGAAGCTATCTCCATACGCTTTACTGTTCTCATAGCAGAGTTTGCATAGCCCATACAGGCCCTTGATATACGTGAATGTCCGAAGGGCCTCTTTGAATCAGGCTTGTAGATAATAGGAACCAGTGCGCAGTACTTAGAGTCGAATGTCTCGACTGCTATCGGCTCCTTGACGCCTGCTTCGTAAACTTCCGTTCTTCCGGGCGTAAAGTAGGCATAGGTCTTGGCGTTCTCGTATTCGTCACGATCCAGTACCGCATAGCCCTCTGTCATTAGCTTGGTAAAGTCGTCGATAATGCCTGTAGCGCTGCCGCCATCTATGACCTGGAAGCGCATCTGTTTCTTTCCATCAATAACAGAGCCCTTGCTCACGTATACAAACGAGCAAGCGTTAATTAGAGCAGATAAGATGGCATCATCGTAGAAGATGTCAGGGTTATTCAAGGCGAACATATCAGTGAAGTTAAATGTATCGTCCTCAAATTCGTCAAACTGCAGGCGGTCAGCGAGAATATCAACTGCCTTAGTACACCAGCCATTAATAGAGGTGAACCACTCCAACCCCTCCGGAGTAGAGATGCCAAGATCAGGAGCTGTCTTCTTCTGCTCATAGAAGTTATAGCGAATCAAAGTTCTACTTCTCTTCTTAGTGAGCTTCTGGCTCAAGTATGCTATTCCTTTCACTTTTTTGTTCTCCTTATCTTATTCATGATATCTTCAGCCGTTGGTCTATCATCAGAAGCAGTCGCTCCAATATTGTCCATTATTTTTTGCATCGTTTGGATCGCCTGAATGCGAACAGCCGGCGAAGTATTAAGGTCGTCTCTGATCGCGATCAGTGCCTTAATGTTAGTTTGCGTCTCTTTGTCTAATTGCATATTTACCTCCATGGGGTGTGACGTGTGTTTTTTTCACAGTACAGATGTTGGTTGTGATTCGCTCGAAGTCGAGGGGTACCTATGCCCCCCTTAAACTTGACCAATCAACCGAGAGTGGCAGGTCTCGATTGCTGACCGACTTCTCCTTTACTTGAGGAGCAACGATCTTGCTCGACTTGATGCGGTTGCATTGAAGGTGAGCTAACTGGAGGTTGTTAAGACTCGCAGGATCTCCACCTTTGGATATCGGAATGATATGATCGACTGTCGCGCTCCAAAGATCAGGAAACTTCCTGTCGAAGTCCACGGGCCTGCCGCATATAGCGCAGTTAGACTGGGAG
The genomic region above belongs to Candidatus Zixiibacteriota bacterium and contains:
- a CDS encoding HNH endonuclease signature motif containing protein, producing MRNRPDKDGKAHSSFEKAKKIIYASQSNCAICGRPVDFDRKFPDLWSATVDHIIPISKGGDPASLNNLQLAHLQCNRIKSSKIVAPQVKEKSVSNRDLPLSVDWSSLRGA